A segment of the Populus alba chromosome 9, ASM523922v2, whole genome shotgun sequence genome:
AATGATACAGAGCACGGTTACCTGCAAGTGATATGATAGCAGCCTTCAGCAAGTTCCACCATATTTTTGCACATCACACATTGGCGCCAAAGTTTTCTTTTTGCAAGGCTATCAAGCATCTTATCTTCCCTGCGGGGATAAGGTTTAGATCTTTTATAATCATAACAGGTCATATTGTAGTGCCATGGAACTCTGCAGTTGATGCAGAAAAAGTAATGACATTTTACACATTTCCTGGCTCCAGATTTTTCACCGCCAACAAATGAAGAATTTGTATATTCCAACACCTCACTTTTTGACATTAATGCAGAGCATCTTGGATATGGACAGTAAACTTTCTCTGTAACAGCAATAGAAGCTTCCTTTTTCCTTTGGCTCATTATATCAACTAATTTTGGGTCCAGGAATTCCCCACAAGTCTCAATACTAACTTCAGATTTACAGCCTTCATGAGGACACTTAGCCGTTGTCCCTTGAAGTAACTTCACTTCAACATGCTGTTTCATACAGGGAAAGCAATATCTATGAAAACAGCCATCAACTGAGAATATATGATCTACATCTGTATCTTCATAGCATATTACACAAGTCTCTTTCAGTTTCCTTTTGCCTTTGCTATTTTCTGCAGGCCAAGTGATCTGAGAAACTATGGCGTCTTTTGCAAATCTAAATGCAAACTTGACATCAGAGCATGCTACAAGGGACGGCTTACAATCTGCAAACTTTTTCTGAAGACGAGACACCTGATTCACCAAGGTCGAAATCTTACTGTTTTGTGGTTGAACAGCACCAGTAACCTGCATATACATACAATTTTAACCATCCAATAGCAAGGAAGCTTAAAAGACTGAAAAAGGAAAGTGTCAGTGCTGACAATAATGACTAGCAGCTAGAATTTCAACTAACTTAGCTTTGCCGAAAACAAGCCACTGAATGTTTCAAATTAGGAATCACAGGAAGTCTCAATTGAAGCAaataggaaaaggaaaacaaataaaaaatttaccacACCACAACAATGATATTGCGGACTTCAATTGAAGCAAATGCTTGTCACTTGCAAAATGATTTGTGACAGTGGACAGACTCGGTGCAGGGGTACTTCTGGCTGACAAGGACATCAGGTTCTTCTCATGGGAAAGGTTTGTAACGGGGCTAAATTCATCAGGGGTACACTGAGGAAAACCATGCTGGAATGACACCGTGGGCAGAAACAACCCGTGGGACAATGTTGAAATCAGCAGCGTCGACAAAATTAGCAGCAGGGGCTGAGTCTAGACAATGGATAGTTCAAGGCTTGACAAAAACACTATTGACATGAATGGCAACGTGCATGGGCAGTGGCAGATTCGGTAGCAGTGTAAGTCTAGTGATTCAGCAGGACATGGGTTGATGTTCAGCATGAATTCTGACTTGGACAGCGGACAGTCCAAGGCATGCTGAGACACAGTAGAATGACAGCATGGGTGTTGACAGTTGGGCAGTTGGTTTGTGGGAGGCAAGCCGAGTTACAGCAGTTTGTGACAGTTTATGGCAGTTTTCGGCAGTTTCTTGTATAGGGAGAAATGGTCAGGACATGTGGAAAAGTGTCTAAATCTGTGTGGGAGCTTAGGGACTGTTTTCTTTGTAACTTCCACTATGTTCTAATATATGTAGGCTGTAAATATTTACAGTGTAGCATGCAAGGCAGTGACTGTGCATGAGTTCCATGTAATAGTTTAGTTGACATCACTTGTATACTTCAAACAAATATAGAcagcacaaaaacattttaatttgatctctGGCTCTGCAGCTTGACCGTGTAACAACCGGTTAGGATTTAGCTTTGAATTCGAAATTTCAGTAACCAGAATCATTCCTGTCACATTGTGGATAGTTTTGAAAGCAGCCATATTTTTGGCTAGGATCTAAAAAAACAAGGGCATCCATTACAATCCAACCAAAGTAACATCCTGAAAGAGGAGGCCTTAAAACAGCCCAACAGTAACATTTTCACAGTGAATTCCAAAGGCTAGTTGCACAAAGACACTATTAAACCAGTGCAAACACACCCAAAGATGATAACAGCAAAAGTTTCTTTACAGCATGAAAAGCTCCTAGGAAGGTATGTTTCTTGTTCAGTGGCCCAAAAAGCTAGTAAGCTTATCGGTAAGAATTTTACCCGTTTTAAGGAGCAAATCAAATATGTTTTGAGTTTCACCATCATTTACAAATAATATAGGATCCTCTATCATGTAACCTAATGAACCCATTGTAGTTTTTTGGGACACAGTTTATAATCAAGGTAACATTAAGAGTTTCGAGACAACATAGTTTATAATCTTGAAGAGAACTATCATGAGATTGGTGATAAGAGATTTAACTGCATAAAAATCATACCCAAAACAAATCCAGACAAGTCAAAGAATGACTCATccaaataaactaaaatcaggcattaaaaaaattaaatctttaaagaaaatcataatgataataataaaaggaaacaaagtAAATTCACTTACATATTGGTAGAGCATAGAgtgaaaatcaagcattaaaaaaaataaatctttaaggaaataataatggtggtggtgtgGTGGTTCACTTACATATTGGTAGAGCATAAGAGATTTAACTACATAAAAATCATACCCAAAACAAACCCAGACAAGTCAAAGAATGACCCATccaaataaactaaaatcaagcattaaaaaaattaaatctttaaataatcataataataataatagaagaagaagaagaagaagaaaagagtgaAATTCACTTACATATTGGTAGAGCATAGAGTGGTCAACAAAGAAGGTGAGGTTTTTCAAATCCAAAGCAAAAGCAGTGTTTAACCCTTCAATCAAAGCCTGGAGCTCCACTGAAACCCCTGCACAACTCTTATTACTACTACTGCCTTCTGCACCAACATCTATACCCTTGCTaacttcaaaaatcaaattatccTTAGAATCACAAATGGCAACTCCAATTCCACCCACAATTACCTTCATATCCCTGATCCTCTCTTCACTCTCCACTCCCTTGCTATACACCTTGAATAAACTAACCCTCTCTCCATTCTCGAACGGGTCTTCGTAATCATCTCCGTATTCCTCCCATTCTTCGTCAGGGATGTTCATGATTTCGCTAGCGACTTTTTGATCATGCATTCGACGGTCCAGatcttctctcatttctctcatTAGATTCTCACTTTCTTCACGGTCCTTGCGTTCTTGATCCAGCCGCTCGATATCCTCCAGGAAAGAAGTCGAGCAGCAGTCGAAatcttctgcttctgcttctgcttctgcttctgcttcttcgTTTTTGGGAGCGGAGGAGGAAGATGGCGAGACCGTTGAGGGATGATGATTGAGGATGGAAAGGGAGGCTGTCATCGCTTCTTGCATTTGGAGATTGAATGCCAAGTCGAGATCAGAGTTTAAGGTTTTGGCCTCTTCGATTTCGCGGCGTTGCTCCGTCAGCACTGCAGACTCCATCTCCATGTCTCGGAGTCGTGCGATCTTTCGTTTTCTAGGCTGACTAGGTTTTTATATGTTGACGATCAGAGCTGGCTGGCGTGATCGGGAAGTCTTAAACCGGTtcctcaaattttaattttttaaaaaatattatttttttatattttttaaaatattatttaagatcCCCGTAATACACagcaacaaataaattatatttattaattatattttataaaataaaaactatactcacttcataaataaaaaattcaactatattattttagaattggtacttaaaattaaaaatatctaatttttatcatgcaatcaagtaaaaattattttaaacataaaatatcaaACTCGATTAAGTGGATGGATCATATTATATGTGACTATAATTATTCAATGTggtattatattaatatttctttaaaaaaaaaagttatagatTGAATCATGCTTTTATTAGTTGGGGTTACCCTAAACTCATGAAATCAATCAATTCAGCTCAAGGTAGCTTTTACatcatccaataaaaaaattataccacACAGTGAGTCTAAGTTAAGAGATTTACCTACTCGTCAAgttatatttgaaaatgtagttgttgttattttttaaagtgttttttattttaaaaaaatatgttaataatatatttttttatttttaaaaaattattttcgagatcaatatatcaaagtaatttgaaaacatcaaaaatatattaatttaaaaaaaaaaaaaatcaaaattttttggatatgttttttgaaaagcactccaaaaaaaaaaatgccccacgcttttagtgttttttttttttacatttaaaaaatattgatttaatccGTGATACATCATGAGTCAAAAGACTAGTTGAGTTATAAACGGAGATGACACCCCTGATTCCATGAAACCGAATCTTGAATGGGGTTGATGCACTTGAATCCACTTGTTATGCTTGAATAAAACATGCATGTATCGAATGAAAACATGATCATTAGGCAATGATCAATTCAAGTTTAATACACAGAAATGATCAATTAATTGATTGGTCGAGGTAGACCTATCAATTCAAGTTTCATTTCCTCGACTTATGTTAGTTGGATCAATACAAAACACAGCACGAAAATCAACTGTGTCAAAGCCTTTTTTGGGATCAAGAGTTGTTTTTACCATGCAAAAATTACCGATGCCATGCTTCCGGATCAAAGATTCTTGGTGGATCATGTCAACAATGGCCTCGATTTTGATTATAATACGAATATCTAACTTTTACTTATAATTCTTGGTGGatcatgtcaaaaaattattctttataaATAATACGAATATCTAACTTTTACATATAAGATTTTGAAGTTCatagat
Coding sequences within it:
- the LOC118045526 gene encoding E3 ubiquitin-protein ligase RSL1, yielding MEMESAVLTEQRREIEEAKTLNSDLDLAFNLQMQEAMTASLSILNHHPSTVSPSSSSAPKNEEAEAEAEAEAEDFDCCSTSFLEDIERLDQERKDREESENLMREMREDLDRRMHDQKVASEIMNIPDEEWEEYGDDYEDPFENGERVSLFKVYSKGVESEERIRDMKVIVGGIGVAICDSKDNLIFEVSKGIDVGAEGSSSNKSCAGVSVELQALIEGLNTAFALDLKNLTFFVDHSMLYQYVTGAVQPQNSKISTLVNQVSRLQKKFADCKPSLVACSDVKFAFRFAKDAIVSQITWPAENSKGKRKLKETCVICYEDTDVDHIFSVDGCFHRYCFPCMKQHVEVKLLQGTTAKCPHEGCKSEVSIETCGEFLDPKLVDIMSQRKKEASIAVTEKVYCPYPRCSALMSKSEVLEYTNSSFVGGEKSGARKCVKCHYFFCINCRVPWHYNMTCYDYKRSKPYPRREDKMLDSLAKRKLWRQCVMCKNMVELAEGCYHITCRCGYEFCYTCGAKWKNKKPTCSCPIWDERNIIRDGRRR